Genomic DNA from Phaeobacter porticola:
CGGTGAGTGTAGTCGAAGGTTGGGCCAAGCACCTGCCCCCCGGGGGCATCCTTGAACGTCGCCGAAATCCGGCGATCACAGGCCATGCGACTGGTCTCTATCGGTTCGGATGCGCCCAAACGGGGCAACGTGGTACGGTAGGCTCGGACCAGAAAAATCGCCTCGATCAGATCACCACGGGCCTGTTTGATCGCCAGCGCCGCCAGATCAGGATCGTAGAGAGATCCTTCCGCCATCACCCGGTTTACAGCGAGGCTTAGCTGTTCGCGGATCTGTGCCAAGCTGAGTGCCGCGATACTGACATCACCGCGACGCTCTTCCGCCAACCAGCCATGGGCATTGTCGATGGCACGTTCACCACCCTTTACAGCAACATACATAGTCAGCTCTCCTCGCTTGATAGGCAGGTGATCTGGCTTGACCGGGGCAACGCCGCGATCTGGGTGCCTGCGGTAAAATAGGTATCAAACCCAAGCGGAAAGAGGCTCGCGTTCGCCTGAAACGGAGCGATGTCCGGTAAAGCTGCCTTAGCGGTTTCCTTAATTCCCGGTCCGCGCATCAGCGCGTTAGCCTGGTCAAAACCCACCACTTCCACGATCAACGTAGCAGAGCGGTCGGGATACTCCGCCGTTCCGATACGGTAGGCGTCATAGGGCGCCAATGCGGCCCAACCGCCAAGGGCGAAATCAGCCTCTGCCGCAGTCACAATGGGCGCGCCAGTATGAAAGGTGATCCAATCGCGCAAAGCAGGTCGGTCCACGTCCGCTGCCAGATAGAGCCCAGTTTCTGGATCACAGAGCGTGAGCAGCAAGCTGCCCGCAGCCTCCGACACCCCTTCGGGCGGGGTTCCACCGGAGATATCGCAAAGCGTACCCGGACGTGCCATGGCCGTCATCGCGGCCCGAAAGGCATGCGCAGATTGAATCGCAGGCGTTACAAAACCACCCGCGAAATGAGAGCTTTGGAGCTGCGCAGACATCAGTCTTCCCCTCGCACCATGGTGAAAAAATCCACTTTCGTGGCGGCGGCCTTCGCCGCGCGGCGGGTTTGCTCGGCCTGTTTGTCCGCTTGCAACGGTGTCAGAACGGCTTGGCGAAGCCCATCGGCAGCTTCGGTCTGCATCAATGCATCAATCTTGGCGGCGATCTCTGCTTTGGTCTTGCTGCGGCCCTGCACATAACCGTGGCCCACGGTGCCATCGGCGAGTGTCAGCGCGCAACGGGTGACGGTCATCTCGCCCAGATTGAACGGAGCACCGCTAGCCCCCATTCGCCCACGCACCATGACGCCACCCGCCTCTGGTGCACGCAGCCAGTCGTGATCAGGGTTTTTCCCGTATCGCTGCCACAAATCCTGCAGGGCGCTTTCCTTGGCGGTGGCGAGCAGGCTCATCCAGCCCTTGCGGGTATCAATCCCGTTTTGGGCCCTATCAACCGTAGTATTATCGCTGTTCATTGCTTCAAAGCCTCTTGGCCGGATTGTCTACATAAACTATACAACTAGACAAATGTTATCCGAGTCGCCCCA
This window encodes:
- the phnG gene encoding phosphonate C-P lyase system protein PhnG, with the translated sequence MNSDNTTVDRAQNGIDTRKGWMSLLATAKESALQDLWQRYGKNPDHDWLRAPEAGGVMVRGRMGASGAPFNLGEMTVTRCALTLADGTVGHGYVQGRSKTKAEIAAKIDALMQTEAADGLRQAVLTPLQADKQAEQTRRAAKAAATKVDFFTMVRGED
- the phnH gene encoding phosphonate C-P lyase system protein PhnH, with amino-acid sequence MSAQLQSSHFAGGFVTPAIQSAHAFRAAMTAMARPGTLCDISGGTPPEGVSEAAGSLLLTLCDPETGLYLAADVDRPALRDWITFHTGAPIVTAAEADFALGGWAALAPYDAYRIGTAEYPDRSATLIVEVVGFDQANALMRGPGIKETAKAALPDIAPFQANASLFPLGFDTYFTAGTQIAALPRSSQITCLSSEES